One Pantoea trifolii DNA segment encodes these proteins:
- a CDS encoding HutD/Ves family protein, with protein MRTRFAYDQLPVSRWRNGGGETREIASYPPDDAQFAWRASIATISADGPFSPFPGIDRVITLLHGDSVLLESEQAQQRLTPLQPWAFPGEWAIEAKISGSCQDFNIMTRRDSWRSAVSIAQKTVSSENGVAWVVAGTWQTSAGEMLAVDQGMWWLDETLQLAPQTSDARLLFVKLNRVL; from the coding sequence ATGAGAACCCGTTTTGCCTATGACCAGCTTCCGGTCAGCCGCTGGCGCAATGGCGGCGGTGAAACGCGGGAAATCGCCAGCTATCCGCCGGACGACGCACAGTTTGCCTGGCGCGCCAGCATCGCCACCATCTCCGCCGACGGGCCGTTTTCGCCCTTCCCCGGCATCGACCGCGTGATTACCTTGCTGCATGGCGACAGCGTTTTACTTGAGAGTGAACAGGCTCAGCAGCGCTTAACCCCGCTGCAGCCATGGGCGTTTCCCGGTGAATGGGCGATTGAAGCTAAAATTTCTGGCAGCTGTCAGGATTTCAATATCATGACGCGGCGCGACAGCTGGCGGTCTGCGGTGAGCATCGCGCAAAAAACGGTCAGCAGCGAAAACGGCGTGGCGTGGGTGGTGGCGGGCACATGGCAAACATCGGCCGGAGAAATGCTGGCGGTGGATCAGGGGATGTGGTGGCTGGATGAAACGCTACAGCTGGCACCACAAACGTCGGATGCCAGACTGTTATTTGTCAAGCTTAACCGTGTCCTCTAA
- a CDS encoding formimidoylglutamate deiminase yields the protein MTTYFAPRALLADGWHERVLMTTNAAGQITQLAPNSEPGDATRLAGPVIPAIANLHSHAFQRAMAGLAEVAGDPQDSFWTWRDLMYRMVQRLSPEQVGAIATHLYIDMLKGGYSQVAEFHYLHHDPQGKPYADDAMQLALMAAAENAGIGQTLLPVLYSYSGFGSQPASNGQRRFIQQTDAYLQQQQRVASWSADKPLLNHGICFHSLRAVNEAQMHEVLAACPQDVPVHIHVAEQEKEVNDSLAWSGERPVAWLLNRFKVDQRWCLIHATHLDDDEIQRMAASGAVAGLCPTTEANLGDGIFPAVEYIARGGRWGIGSDSHVSLSALEELRWLEYGQRLRDRRRNRITLPNQPSVGDLLWQQAAQGGAQACGLSAGELAIGKRGDWLVLAEDAFLSSVSSASLLNRWLFGGQREQIRDVFVAGKQVISEGHHAAEEHAAIHFAEAMRALQ from the coding sequence ATGACAACCTATTTTGCCCCACGCGCGCTGCTGGCCGACGGCTGGCATGAGCGCGTGCTGATGACCACCAACGCAGCTGGACAGATCACACAACTCGCGCCCAACAGCGAGCCCGGCGATGCCACGCGTCTTGCCGGACCGGTAATTCCAGCGATAGCGAATCTGCATTCACACGCCTTCCAGCGCGCGATGGCAGGACTGGCCGAAGTGGCAGGCGATCCGCAGGACAGCTTCTGGACATGGCGCGATTTGATGTACCGCATGGTGCAGCGCCTGTCGCCCGAGCAGGTTGGCGCTATCGCAACGCATCTCTACATCGACATGCTGAAAGGCGGCTACAGCCAGGTGGCGGAATTCCACTATTTGCACCACGATCCACAGGGTAAACCTTACGCCGATGATGCCATGCAGCTGGCACTGATGGCGGCGGCGGAGAACGCAGGCATCGGCCAAACCTTGCTGCCGGTGCTCTACAGCTACAGCGGTTTTGGTTCGCAACCGGCCAGCAACGGCCAGCGCCGTTTCATTCAGCAAACCGACGCCTACCTGCAACAGCAGCAGCGCGTGGCAAGCTGGAGCGCGGATAAGCCGCTGCTTAATCATGGCATCTGCTTCCATTCGCTGCGCGCGGTGAATGAAGCGCAGATGCATGAAGTCTTAGCCGCCTGCCCGCAGGATGTGCCGGTGCACATTCACGTCGCCGAGCAGGAGAAAGAGGTTAACGACAGCCTTGCGTGGAGTGGCGAACGTCCGGTGGCCTGGCTGCTCAACCGCTTTAAGGTCGATCAGCGCTGGTGTTTGATTCACGCTACCCATCTTGATGACGATGAAATTCAGCGCATGGCGGCGAGCGGCGCGGTGGCGGGCTTGTGTCCGACCACCGAAGCCAATCTCGGTGACGGCATTTTCCCGGCGGTGGAATACATCGCGCGCGGCGGCCGCTGGGGCATTGGCTCCGACAGCCATGTATCGCTTAGTGCATTGGAAGAGCTGCGCTGGCTGGAGTACGGTCAGCGACTGCGCGATCGTCGTCGCAACCGCATCACCTTGCCCAATCAACCTTCCGTCGGCGATCTGCTGTGGCAGCAAGCCGCACAGGGCGGCGCGCAGGCGTGTGGTTTGTCGGCGGGTGAACTGGCGATCGGCAAACGTGGCGATTGGCTGGTGCTGGCAGAAGACGCGTTTCTCAGCAGCGTCAGCAGCGCATCGCTGTTAAATCGCTGGCTGTTTGGCGGACAGCGCGAACAGATCCGCGATGTGTTTGTGGCGGGCAAACAGGTTATCAGCGAAGGCCATCATGCGGCAGAAGAGCACGCCGCGATCCACTTCGCCGAGGCGATGAGGGCGTTGCAATGA
- the hutI gene encoding imidazolonepropionase, whose amino-acid sequence MAETEQIDSLWLGADIVTMRDGHYNLIADGALAVDQGKLIWVGPRRECPAFAAREQHQFSGGIITPGLVDCHTHLVFGGDRSQEFEQRLNGVSYADIAAQGGGILSTVRATRAASQQELVASARWRLDRLLAEGVTTVEIKSGYGLDEASELTMLRAIRELAETVPADVQATCLAAHGFPPEFKDNPQGWIDIICQRLLPQVKAEGLADAVDAFCEHLAFSPEQVRTVFDAAKALGMPVKLHAEQLSALGGAALAAGYGALSADHLEYATEADAQAMAQHGTVAVLLPGAFYLLRETQRPPVALFREHGVPMALASDANPGTSPALSLRLMLNMGCTLFGLTPEEALAGVTLWGAKALGLQHSHGSLEAGKVANFVHWPLARPAELVYWLGGELPCQVIYRGEAQ is encoded by the coding sequence ATGGCAGAAACAGAGCAGATCGACAGCCTGTGGCTGGGGGCCGACATCGTTACGATGCGTGACGGACACTACAATCTGATTGCCGACGGCGCGCTGGCGGTCGATCAGGGAAAACTGATTTGGGTGGGGCCGCGCAGAGAATGCCCGGCTTTTGCCGCGCGTGAACAGCACCAATTTTCCGGCGGCATCATCACGCCTGGTTTGGTGGATTGCCATACGCATCTGGTGTTTGGCGGCGATCGCAGCCAGGAGTTTGAGCAGCGTCTCAATGGCGTGAGCTATGCAGACATCGCTGCGCAGGGTGGCGGCATTCTCTCCACGGTGCGCGCCACCCGCGCCGCTTCCCAGCAAGAGCTGGTGGCAAGTGCGCGCTGGCGGCTGGATCGCCTGCTGGCGGAAGGCGTCACCACGGTGGAGATCAAATCCGGTTACGGTCTTGATGAAGCCAGCGAGCTGACCATGCTGCGCGCCATTCGTGAGCTGGCGGAAACGGTGCCCGCCGATGTGCAAGCTACTTGCCTGGCTGCGCACGGCTTCCCGCCGGAGTTTAAAGACAATCCGCAAGGCTGGATCGATATCATCTGCCAGCGCCTGCTGCCGCAGGTGAAAGCCGAAGGTTTGGCGGATGCGGTAGATGCGTTTTGCGAGCATTTGGCCTTTTCTCCTGAGCAAGTTCGCACGGTCTTTGATGCAGCCAAAGCATTGGGCATGCCGGTGAAACTGCACGCCGAGCAGCTATCGGCGCTCGGCGGCGCGGCGCTGGCGGCGGGTTACGGTGCGCTCTCCGCCGATCATCTGGAATATGCTACCGAAGCCGACGCGCAGGCGATGGCGCAACACGGCACCGTTGCGGTGTTGCTGCCGGGCGCGTTTTATCTGTTGCGCGAAACCCAGCGTCCGCCGGTGGCGCTATTCCGTGAACACGGCGTGCCGATGGCGCTGGCCAGCGATGCCAATCCGGGCACCTCACCGGCGCTGTCGCTGCGTTTGATGCTGAACATGGGCTGCACGCTGTTTGGTTTAACGCCGGAAGAGGCGTTGGCGGGCGTGACCTTGTGGGGCGCGAAAGCGCTGGGCTTACAGCACTCGCACGGTTCGCTGGAAGCGGGCAAGGTGGCGAATTTTGTTCACTGGCCGCTGGCGCGTCCGGCAGAGCTGGTTTACTGGCTGGGCGGCGAATTGCCGTGCCAGGTTATTTATCGTGGAGAAGCGCAATGA